A DNA window from Arachis duranensis cultivar V14167 chromosome 3, aradu.V14167.gnm2.J7QH, whole genome shotgun sequence contains the following coding sequences:
- the LOC107481595 gene encoding metacaspase-3-like yields MEASLKNKRYKKIIVSSPTNTTIQRCYACKNVCNSSQPSAEARFFCRWCKSECVSVVTSRTTPYLCSTCHNVSIPTLGQEKSREVCGICSQVKKIGTKFFKHGYPDNRNKIGTLLSREAPSSMALSSSSSSFPGRHSKRAVLCGVSYTKMKFKLKGTVNDANNMRELLIKNFKFPNECIRVLTEQEKNADLIPTKHNIMESLRWLVKDCQAGDSLVFYFSGHGLQQPDFKEDEIDGFDEALCPVDFIKEGMIIDNDINSTIVWPLKSGVTLHAIVDACHSGTILDLLYVYNLERNIWEDNKPPSKEPIRKHTSGGVAICLSACEDSQSANDSTVFGGKGMNGVLTYLLTKAIREHPQITYGALLDKLQIEIKKINRSRCRSSILQRIFHRKIVQDPLLSSSEKFDVSTKIFAL; encoded by the exons ATGGAAGCTTCACTTAagaacaaaagatacaaaaagaTTATTGTTTCATCCCCCACAAACACTACTATTCAACGTTGCTATGCTTGCAAAAATGTTTGTAATAGTTCTCAGCCTAGTGCAGAAGCAAGGTTCTTTTGCAGATGGTGTAAATCTGAGTGTGTAAGTGTAGTTACTTCAAGAACAACTCCATACCTATGTTCTACATGCCACAATGTTAGTATTCCAACTCTGGGACAAGAGAAATCCAGGGAAGTGTGTGGAATATGCAGCCAAGTGAAGAAAATTggaacaaaatttttcaaacatgGTTATCCGGATAATCGAAACAAAATTGGAACTTTGCTAAGCAGAGAAGCACCATCTTCAATGGCTTTATCTTCCTCCTCATCATCCTTCCCAGGCAGACATAGCAAGCGTGCGGTTCTCTGTGGAGTTTCTTAcacaaaaatgaaattcaaGCTCAAGGGAACTGTTAATGATGCTAACAACATGAGGGAGTTGCTGATTAAGAATTTCAAGTTTCCAAATGAGTGCATAAGAGTCCTCACAG AACAAGAGAAGAATGCTGATTTAATACCAACAAAACATAACATCATGGAGTCCTTAAGGTGGCTTGTGAAGGACTGCCAGGCAGGAGACTCCTTGGTCTTTTACTTCTCGGGGCACGGCCTGCAACAACCGGATTTCAAAGAAGATGAGATTGATGGATTTGATGAAGCTCTCTGTCCGGTTGATTTTATCAAAGAAGGAATGATCATTGACAATGATATAAATTCTACCATTGTTTGGCCTCTCAAGAGTGGTGTCACACTCCATGCCATTGTTGATGCCTGTCACAGTGGAACCATTCTTGATCTTCTCTATGTTTATAATCTTGAAAG GAACATTTGGGAGGATAACAAGCCACCATCAAAGGAACCTATCAGAAAACATACAAGTGGGGGAGTGGCAATTTGTCTTAGTGCATGTGAAGATAGCCAATCAGCTAATGATAGCACA GTCTTTGGTGGAAAAGGAATGAACGGTGTTCTTACTTATCTTCTCACAAAGGCAATAAGGGAACACCCTCAAATAACTTATGGGGCATTACTAGACAAGTTACagattgaaattaaaaagattaataGAAGTAGATGCCGTAGCAGCATCTTGCAACGTATCTTCCATCGTAAAATTGTACAG GATCCCCTTCTCTCATCATCAGAGAAATTTGATGTTTCTACAAAAATATTCGCATTGTGA
- the LOC107481784 gene encoding outer envelope protein 64, mitochondrial, producing the protein MSKSLELIKEHASNPKLWLVVGVGVAGIVVLAETRRRRRRRNTHKQDFGAFVERFELLPFPQPPPPAAKQMLSSLTFAISDMFDVKGYVTGFGNPDWKRTHEEAEKTAVVVTALLKNGATCVGKTVMDELSIGISGENNHYGTPTNPQMPSCIPGGSSSGSAVAVATELVDFAIGTDTTGCVRIPASFCGIFGFRSSHGTVSTVGVLPNAQSLDTVGWFARDPSVLHRVGHVLLKLNSAETKRSRSIIFADDLFQLSKIPTQKTVYVVGKAIENMSGYQVPKHMNLCPYIASKVPSLKLHPASTDQENGASILKALSSVMLSLQGYEFKTNHEDWVKSIKPKLGRDVFDRVIAAINTTHDNIKTLYKVRTEMRAAFQSLLKDDGILVIPSVADGPLKLNTKKGLSPEFHDRTFALSSIASVSGCCQVTVPLGSHNGGCVSVSFISFHGADKFLLDTVLDMYSTLQEQVSVASYSLPLPDTNGNIETSELLKEKGNAAFKGSQWNKALNYYTEAIKLNGMNATYYCNRAAAYLKLACFQQAEEDCNNAILIDKKNVKAYLRRGAARESLLRYKEALEDFKHAQVLEPQNKDASKGERRVRKSMA; encoded by the exons ATGTCCAAATCGTTGGAGCTGATCAAGGAGCATGCTTCCAACCCCAAGCTCTGGTTGGTCGTCGGAGTGGGAGTTGCCGGGATCGTTGTTCTGGCAGAGACACGCCGGAGAAGACGGCGCCGGAACACACACAAACAAGACTTCGGTGCTTTTGTTGAGCGTTTCGAGCTTCTACCATTTCCTCAGCCTCCACCTCCTGCTGCCAAACAGATGCTTTCTTCTCTAACTTTTGCCATCAGCGACAT GTTTGATGTGAAGGGCTATGTGACGGGGTTTGGGAATCCTGACTGGAAGAGGACACATGAGGAGGCAGAAAAGACTGCGGTTGTGGTTACTGCACTGTTAAAAAATGGTGCTACTTGTGTTGGCAAAACCGTTATGGATGAATTGTCTATTGG GATTTCTGGTGAGAACAACCATTATGGAACTCCGACGAATCCTCAAATGCCATCTTGTATCCCGGGAGGGTCTTCTAGTGGTTCAGCGGTAGCAGTTGCTACTGAGCTTGTTGACTTTGCCATTG GTACTGATACTACAGGATGTGTGAGAATTCCAGCATCATTCTGTGGTATTTTTGGTTTCCGGTCATCTCATGGTACTGTTTCTACTGTTGGAGTTCTTCCAAATGCACAGAGCTTAGACACTGTGG GATGGTTTGCCCGTGATCCGTCTGTCCTGCATCGTGTTGGACATGTTTTACTTAAGTTGAATTCTGCAGAGACCAAAAGGTCAAGAAGCATTATATTTGCTGATGATCTCTTTCAGTTATCTAAAATCCCTACACAGAAAACAGTATATGTTGTTGGTAAAGCTATTGAGAATATGTCTGGGT ATCAAGTTCCAAAGCATATGAATCTTTGTCCGTACATTGCTTCTAAAGTGCCCAGCCTAAAGCTTCATCCAGCATCAACAGACCAAGAAAATGGAGCATCTATATTGAAAGCTCTTTCTTCAGTTATGCTTTCATTACAAGG ATACgaatttaaaaccaatcatgAAGATTGGGTCAAATCCATCAAACCCAAATTAGGCCGTGATGTTTTCGATCGTGTTATTGCTGCTATTAATACTACTCATGATAATATAAAAACCTTGTATAAAGTCCGGACTGAGATGCGAGCTGCATTTCAAAGTCTACTCAAG GATGATGGAATACTCGTTATTCCTTCTGTAGCAGACGGTCCATTAAAGCTTAATACAAAGAAAGGGTTGTCTCCTGAGTTTCATGACAGAACTTTTGCATTGTCGAGCATTGCTAGCGTGTCTGGATGCTGTCAG GTTACAGTTCCATTAGGTTCTCATAATGGTGGTTGTGTTTCTGTTTCATTCATCTCATTCCATGGGGCTGATAAATTTCTGCTTGATACGGTCTTGGATATGTATTCAACTCTTCAAGAGCAAGTTAGTGTTGCCTCCTATTCTTTGCCATTACCAGATACCAATGGCAACATTGAAACTTCTGAGCTTCTAAAGGAGAAG GGAAATGCAGCCTTTAAAGGAAGCCAGTGGAATAAGGCACTCAATTACTACACTGAGGCTATCAAACTGAATGGCATGAATGCAACTTACTACTGTAACCGAGCGGCTGCTTACTTAAAGTTAGCATG TTTTCAGCAAGCAGAAGAAGACTGCAATAATGCAATTTTGATTGATAAGAAG AATGTGAAGGCGTATCTAAGACGTGGAGCTGCTAGAGAATCACTACTACGCTATAAGGAGGCCCTTGAAG ATTTCAAGCATGCGCAAGTTCTTGAACCACAGAACAAGGATGCTAGTAAGGGTGAGAGAAGAGTCAGAAAATCGATGGCTTGA
- the LOC107481783 gene encoding probable protein phosphatase 2C 9 isoform X1: MDSLCCFSSVRGVVGGHSSSNSGKGKSHQSTTKYGYSLVKGKANHPMEDYHVAKFVQFKGQELGLFAIYDGHLGDSVPAYLQKHLFSNILDEKDFWEDPFMSISKAYETTDQAILSHSPDLGRGGSTAVTAILINSQKLWVANVGDSRAVLSRGGVAVQMTTDHEPNTERGSIENRGGFVSNMPGDVARVNGQLAVSRAFGDRNLKTHLRSDPDIQYADINPNIELLILASDGLWKVMGNQEAVDIAKRIKDPQRAAQQLATEALNRDSKDDISCIVVRFKG, encoded by the exons ATGGATAGTCTCTGTTGCTTCAGCTCTGTTAGAGGG GTGGTTGGAGGGCATTCTTCAAGTAACTCTGGAAAGGGCAAGAGCCATCAGTCTACAACCAAGTATGGCTATAGCCTTGTTAAAGGGAAAGCAAACCACCCGATGGAGGACTATCATGTAGCGAAATTTGTCCAGTTCAAGGGGCAAGAGCTGGGACTTTTTGCTATATATGATGGACACTTGGGAGATAGCGTACCAGCATATTTACAAAagcatcttttttcaaatatcttgGATGAA AAGGACTTTTGGGAAGATCCGTTCATGTCTATTTCTAAAGCTTATGAGACAACAGATCAAGCAATTCTTTCTCACAGTCCTGATTTGGGACGAGGAGGGTCAACTGCTGTGACTGCAATTCTTATAAATAGTCAGAAATTATGGGTAGCCAATGTTGGAGATTCACGAGCAGTTCTGTCAAGGGGAGGGGTGGCTGTACAGATGACTACTGACCATGAACCTAATACTGAGCGGGGCAGCATTGAGAACAGAGGTGGCTTTGTCTCAAACATGCCAG gagatgttgcaaggGTGAATGGGCAGCTTGCAGTTTCGCGAGCATTTGGAGACAGAAACCTCAAAACACATCTGCGATCGGATCCTGACATCCAGTATGCCGATATTAACCCAAATATTGAGCTTTTGATACTTGCTAGTGATGGTCTATGGAAG GTAATGGGAAACCAAGAGGCTGTAGATATTGCAAAAAGGATAAAGGATCCACAAAGGGCAGCCCAACAACTAGCCACCGAGGCATTGAACAGAGACAGTAAAGATGACATTTCATGCATTGTAGTTCGTTTCAAGGgatga
- the LOC107481783 gene encoding probable protein phosphatase 2C 9 isoform X2, with amino-acid sequence MDSLCCFSSVRGVVGGHSSSNSGKGKSHQSTTKYGYSLVKGKANHPMEDYHVAKFVQFKGQELGLFAIYDGHLGDSVPAYLQKHLFSNILDEKDFWEDPFMSISKAYETTDQAILSHSPDLGRGGSTAVTAILINSQKLWVANVGDSRAVLSRGGVAVQMTTDHEPNTERGSIENRGGFVSNMPGDVARVNGQLAVSRAFGDRNLKTHLRSDPDIQ; translated from the exons ATGGATAGTCTCTGTTGCTTCAGCTCTGTTAGAGGG GTGGTTGGAGGGCATTCTTCAAGTAACTCTGGAAAGGGCAAGAGCCATCAGTCTACAACCAAGTATGGCTATAGCCTTGTTAAAGGGAAAGCAAACCACCCGATGGAGGACTATCATGTAGCGAAATTTGTCCAGTTCAAGGGGCAAGAGCTGGGACTTTTTGCTATATATGATGGACACTTGGGAGATAGCGTACCAGCATATTTACAAAagcatcttttttcaaatatcttgGATGAA AAGGACTTTTGGGAAGATCCGTTCATGTCTATTTCTAAAGCTTATGAGACAACAGATCAAGCAATTCTTTCTCACAGTCCTGATTTGGGACGAGGAGGGTCAACTGCTGTGACTGCAATTCTTATAAATAGTCAGAAATTATGGGTAGCCAATGTTGGAGATTCACGAGCAGTTCTGTCAAGGGGAGGGGTGGCTGTACAGATGACTACTGACCATGAACCTAATACTGAGCGGGGCAGCATTGAGAACAGAGGTGGCTTTGTCTCAAACATGCCAG gagatgttgcaaggGTGAATGGGCAGCTTGCAGTTTCGCGAGCATTTGGAGACAGAAACCTCAAAACACATCTGCGATCGGATCCTGACATCCA GTAA